In one Fusobacterium perfoetens ATCC 29250 genomic region, the following are encoded:
- the trhA gene encoding PAQR family membrane homeostasis protein TrhA, whose protein sequence is MKRTIEEILNAITHYIGAILSLIGLIFIIFHSIETKEIGYTLGCIIFGIALIFLYSMSGTYHILINEDLKKFFRKLDHIGIYFLISASYTPYIFTVLDGKTKWIVFIAQWTCTMFGVIYKIYFTGKMRLLSTIIYLIMGWMVIFVFKDIKSALSAVSFNCLLVGGIVYSVGTIFYMMKKLKYSHVIWHIFVIFGSFFNYLSIYYIADKI, encoded by the coding sequence ATGAAACGAACAATAGAAGAAATTTTAAATGCAATTACTCACTATATTGGAGCTATTTTATCTTTAATTGGTCTAATATTTATAATCTTTCATTCAATAGAAACTAAAGAAATTGGTTATACTTTAGGTTGTATAATTTTTGGAATTGCCTTAATTTTTTTATATTCAATGTCTGGGACTTATCATATATTAATAAATGAAGATTTAAAAAAATTTTTTAGAAAATTGGACCATATTGGAATTTATTTTTTAATTTCAGCTTCATATACTCCATATATTTTTACTGTTTTAGACGGAAAAACTAAATGGATAGTTTTTATAGCTCAATGGACATGTACTATGTTTGGAGTAATTTATAAAATTTATTTTACAGGAAAAATGAGATTATTATCAACTATTATTTATTTAATAATGGGTTGGATGGTTATATTTGTTTTCAAAGATATAAAATCAGCTTTAAGTGCTGTATCATTTAATTGTTTATTGGTTGGAGGAATAGTTTATTCTGTTGGAACAATTTTTTATATGATGAAAAAGTTAAAATATAGCCATGTTATTTGGCATATTTTTGTAATTTTTGGTAGTTTTTTTAATTATCTTTCAATATATTATATAGCAGATAAAATTTAA
- a CDS encoding GNAT family N-acetyltransferase, which translates to MKEKINFRFAEEKDTELILKYIIELASYEKLEREVVATKELLKKWIFEEKKAEVIFPIVDNKEIGFALFFHNFSTFLGKAGIYLEDLYIIPQYRGKGYGKALLKELAKITVERGCGRLEWWCLDWNKPSIDFYLSLGAEPMKEWTVYRLAGDTLEKMAK; encoded by the coding sequence ATGAAAGAAAAAATAAATTTTCGTTTTGCAGAAGAAAAAGATACAGAATTAATACTAAAATATATTATAGAATTAGCTAGTTATGAAAAGTTAGAGCGTGAAGTAGTGGCAACTAAAGAGCTGTTAAAGAAATGGATATTTGAAGAAAAAAAGGCAGAGGTAATTTTTCCAATAGTAGATAATAAAGAGATAGGATTTGCACTTTTCTTTCATAATTTTTCAACTTTTTTAGGAAAGGCAGGTATATATCTTGAAGATTTATATATAATTCCTCAATATAGAGGAAAGGGTTATGGAAAAGCACTTTTAAAAGAATTAGCCAAAATAACTGTTGAGAGAGGTTGTGGAAGATTAGAATGGTGGTGTTTAGATTGGAATAAACCAAGTATAGATTTTTATTTATCTCTAGGAGCAGAACCAATGAAAGAATGGACTGTATATAGATTAGCAGGTGATACCTTAGAAAAAATGGCTAAATAG
- a CDS encoding cold-shock protein, whose amino-acid sequence MNKGTVKWFNAEKGFGFITSEEGKDLFVHYSEIKKEGFKTLEEGQKVSFDVKEGQKGPQAANVEILG is encoded by the coding sequence ATGAACAAAGGAACAGTAAAATGGTTTAATGCAGAAAAAGGATTCGGATTTATCACTTCTGAAGAAGGAAAAGATTTATTCGTACACTATTCTGAAATTAAAAAAGAAGGATTTAAAACTTTAGAAGAGGGACAAAAAGTATCTTTTGATGTTAAAGAAGGACAAAAAGGACCTCAAGCTGCTAACGTAGAAATCCTTGGATAA
- a CDS encoding AMP-binding protein yields the protein MAIKFVTDFNKEAVFYKDKEFTYKDLIKEAKYISSLLGIEKGDKVVNFMENRPEFICSFFGVWNSKGIPINIDAGYDSEELEYILTDADPKIIVTSNKNLKVAQKAVELSGKNIRIINSDEIKVPEDFQVDEYVIYSPELEDIGVLLYTSGTTGKPKGVVLTVDNLMSNVDAITEIKMGTPKDRLLALLPYHHVLPLSINLLMAIHIGTLIVLIDELSASAILGALQKYKITIVVGVPRLWEMIHKGLMNKIKSSKIATMLFNLCKKINNRTFSRIVFKKVHETLGGHIRFLVSGGAKLEAGIMDDFKVLGIKVLEGYGLTETSPIIAFNREDDVKIGTVGKVIPGVEVKIADDGELVVRGRNVLKEYYNKPEATKEAKDSEGWFHTGDLGKIEDGYISIIGRKKEMIVLSNGKNINPVDIENEIVRGTDLIKEIAVVEYNNHLLALVYPDFNLIKERNIVNITETLKWEIIDSYNVNAPTYRKILEIKIVKDELPKTKLGKLRRFMLKDVLASLEKGNIEKEETIEKDPEEDTLEFKTLSEYIKDEKGENIRPNSHIEIDLGLDSLDIIQMNSFIEKTFGFKIKEEEAVDLKVIKDICEYIRKNSSTYHIEKMNWGEIFKEDIDYQLPNHKAIWFIKLIFTPVLNLYLRLRIKGREKLSNDTRIIICNHESFIDAFAVQKLFKGEQIKNTYYFAIKKHFDKPVLRFFANHGNIILMDLNQNLKESLQISAKVLKSKKNLVIFPEGARTRNGKIQDFKKFFAILSKELNIPVTVLGIKGAYESMPYGSTFPKPGKVEVEVLGEVYPDDLPVDKIVENSRNLIIEWQNKDRK from the coding sequence ATGGCAATAAAATTTGTTACAGACTTTAATAAGGAAGCCGTATTTTATAAAGATAAGGAATTTACATATAAAGATTTGATAAAAGAAGCAAAATATATCTCATCTTTATTAGGAATAGAGAAAGGTGATAAAGTTGTAAACTTTATGGAAAATAGACCTGAATTTATTTGTAGTTTTTTTGGAGTTTGGAATAGTAAGGGAATTCCTATAAATATAGATGCAGGTTATGATTCAGAAGAGTTAGAATATATTTTAACTGATGCAGACCCTAAAATTATAGTAACATCTAATAAAAATTTAAAAGTAGCCCAAAAGGCTGTGGAACTTTCAGGAAAAAATATAAGAATAATAAATAGTGATGAAATAAAAGTTCCAGAAGATTTTCAAGTAGATGAGTATGTAATTTATTCTCCAGAACTTGAAGATATAGGAGTTTTATTATATACTTCTGGAACTACAGGAAAACCTAAAGGGGTTGTACTTACAGTTGATAATTTAATGTCTAATGTGGATGCTATCACAGAGATAAAGATGGGAACACCAAAGGATAGATTATTAGCTTTATTACCATATCATCATGTATTACCACTTTCTATAAATTTGTTGATGGCAATTCATATAGGAACTTTAATAGTTTTAATAGATGAACTTTCAGCTTCAGCTATTTTAGGAGCCTTACAAAAATATAAAATAACAATTGTTGTAGGAGTTCCAAGACTTTGGGAAATGATACATAAAGGACTTATGAATAAAATAAAAAGTAGTAAGATAGCTACAATGTTATTTAATTTATGTAAAAAAATAAATAATAGAACTTTTAGTAGAATTGTATTTAAAAAAGTCCATGAAACTCTTGGAGGACATATAAGATTTTTAGTTTCAGGTGGGGCAAAATTAGAAGCTGGGATAATGGATGATTTCAAAGTTTTAGGAATAAAGGTTTTAGAAGGATATGGTCTTACAGAAACTTCTCCAATCATAGCTTTTAATAGAGAAGATGATGTAAAAATAGGAACAGTTGGAAAAGTTATTCCTGGAGTAGAAGTAAAAATTGCTGATGATGGTGAATTAGTAGTTAGAGGAAGAAATGTTCTTAAGGAATATTATAATAAACCAGAAGCAACAAAAGAGGCAAAAGATTCTGAGGGTTGGTTTCATACAGGAGATTTAGGAAAAATTGAAGATGGATATATAAGTATAATTGGAAGAAAGAAAGAGATGATAGTTTTATCAAATGGTAAAAATATAAATCCTGTTGATATTGAAAATGAAATTGTTAGAGGAACAGATTTAATAAAAGAAATAGCAGTAGTAGAATATAATAATCATTTATTAGCTTTGGTATATCCTGATTTTAATTTAATAAAAGAAAGAAATATTGTCAATATAACAGAAACTTTAAAATGGGAAATAATAGATTCATACAATGTTAATGCACCAACTTATAGAAAAATATTAGAAATTAAAATTGTAAAAGATGAATTACCAAAAACTAAACTTGGAAAATTAAGAAGATTTATGTTAAAAGATGTTTTAGCAAGTTTAGAAAAAGGTAATATAGAAAAAGAAGAAACTATTGAAAAAGACCCAGAGGAAGATACTTTAGAATTTAAAACTTTATCAGAATATATAAAAGATGAAAAGGGAGAAAATATTCGTCCTAATTCACATATTGAGATTGATTTAGGTTTAGATTCTTTGGATATAATTCAAATGAATTCATTTATTGAAAAAACTTTTGGATTTAAAATAAAAGAAGAGGAAGCTGTTGATTTAAAAGTAATAAAAGATATATGTGAATATATTAGAAAAAATAGTAGTACATATCATATAGAAAAAATGAATTGGGGAGAAATATTTAAAGAAGACATAGATTATCAATTACCAAATCATAAAGCTATATGGTTTATAAAACTTATATTTACTCCAGTTTTAAATTTGTATTTAAGATTAAGAATAAAAGGTAGAGAAAAATTATCTAATGATACAAGAATAATTATATGTAATCATGAAAGTTTTATAGATGCTTTTGCTGTTCAAAAATTATTTAAAGGAGAACAAATAAAAAATACTTATTATTTTGCTATAAAAAAACATTTTGATAAACCTGTATTGAGATTTTTTGCAAATCATGGAAATATAATTTTAATGGATTTAAATCAAAATTTAAAAGAAAGCTTACAAATTTCAGCTAAAGTATTAAAATCTAAGAAAAATTTAGTAATATTCCCAGAGGGAGCAAGAACAAGAAATGGTAAGATTCAAGATTTTAAAAAATTCTTTGCAATATTGTCAAAAGAATTAAATATTCCTGTAACCGTTTTAGGAATAAAGGGAGCTTATGAGTCAATGCCATATGGAAGTACTTTTCCAAAACCTGGTAAAGTAGAGGTTGAAGTATTAGGAGAAGTATATCCAGATGATTTACCTGTGGATAAAATCGTTGAAAATTCTAGAAATTTAATAATAGAGTGGCAGAATAAAGATAGAAAATAA
- a CDS encoding nitroreductase family protein, whose translation MEKDIFLKNRSYRTFTNDKISKTELLMMIENARLAASAKNSQNIRYALVENENICDKIFPLTRWAGALPDWNPSVEESPVAYIVMCLPNDTPLNINLNYFDMGLAAQNILLTAVNMGYGGCILASFDKKSVHNLLNIPENYNCEILIALGKPFEIATVVEATDGNTNYYRDVEKRHNYVPKIPLSKLIF comes from the coding sequence ATGGAAAAAGATATTTTTTTAAAAAATAGGTCTTACAGAACTTTTACTAATGATAAGATTAGTAAAACAGAACTTTTAATGATGATTGAAAATGCTAGATTGGCTGCTAGTGCGAAGAATTCTCAAAACATTAGATATGCCTTAGTTGAAAATGAAAATATATGTGATAAAATATTTCCTCTTACAAGATGGGCTGGAGCTCTTCCTGATTGGAATCCTTCTGTAGAAGAATCTCCTGTAGCTTATATTGTAATGTGTTTACCTAACGACACTCCTTTAAATATAAATTTAAATTATTTTGATATGGGACTTGCAGCTCAAAATATTTTACTTACAGCTGTTAATATGGGATATGGTGGTTGTATTCTTGCTTCATTTGATAAAAAATCTGTTCATAACTTATTAAATATTCCTGAAAATTATAATTGTGAAATTCTTATAGCTTTAGGAAAACCTTTTGAAATTGCTACAGTTGTTGAAGCTACTGATGGAAATACTAATTATTATCGAGATGTTGAAAAAAGACATAATTATGTCCCTAAAATCCCTTTAAGTAAATTAATTTTTTAA